The following proteins come from a genomic window of Tepidisphaeraceae bacterium:
- a CDS encoding PAS domain S-box protein produces the protein MARRIAAFDWSRTPLGPIDRWSQCLRLAVDLCLNSRFPMFIWWGPELINIYNDGYVQILGKRHPDALGAAAPAIWGEIWPAIGPQAEAVMTRGESTWHEQVLLMVERNGFAEEAYFTWSHSPIRDEHGVIVGLFCVVVEDTLRIQAERDRLKADERARTILESITDAFIALDREWRLTYMNAHAERLLGRMPADTLGQVVWDLYPGLQGSEFEQVYRAVGRDRVPQAITSYYPDHDRWYEVNAYPAGDGGISLYFRDVSDRERAEAALRTSEERLALAVDASELGTFYCPMPIGEIIWNAKCNEHFWLPPEAKVDFERFYSIVHPDDRERTRAAVDRAVNGRQSYDVEYRTVAPDGRVRWVRAKGRAYYDQSGAPIRFDGVTLDITEQKQAEQSLRASEARFRTMADSAPVLVWIAGPDKLCNWFNKPWLDFTGRTMEQEYGFGWSTGVHAEDLDRCVRIYTESFDRRLAFQMDYRLRRHDGEHRWVLDHGVPLYGADGQFTGYIGSCIDITDRKRGEEERQALLDAERSARAEADHASRMKDEFLATLSHELRTPLNAIVGWAGILAGGARDEADLRNGLATIQRNARAQTQIIEDLLDMSGITSGKMRMNVQRINLLAVLRAAIETVAPAATAKEIRVDLEHADLAPVWIDGDPARLQQVFWNLLSNAVKFSNQGGRIELSLALRDSRVDVHVRDDGDGILPQFLPFVFDRFRQADASTTRQHGGLGLGLAIVKQLVELHGGDVQVESDGAGRGATFRVSLPKRSGAVANDADAAAVAAPVAAQGVAPSVSAKPPTDALTGATAVWPRLDGVSVVVVDDEPDARALVRRLLEDCDATVRTAGSVQEALNLIADGRPNVLISDIGMPGEDGYALLRRLRAMPSDRGGDLPAIALTAFAREADRVRVEQAGYQAHIVKPIVAINLVTTVARLAGR, from the coding sequence ATGGCGCGTCGGATCGCGGCGTTCGATTGGTCGCGCACGCCGCTGGGACCGATCGATCGGTGGTCGCAATGCTTAAGGCTCGCGGTCGACCTTTGCCTGAACAGCCGGTTTCCCATGTTCATCTGGTGGGGCCCGGAACTCATCAACATCTACAACGACGGGTACGTGCAGATCCTGGGCAAGCGCCATCCGGATGCGCTGGGCGCAGCGGCGCCGGCGATTTGGGGTGAGATCTGGCCGGCGATCGGCCCGCAGGCCGAAGCGGTGATGACCCGCGGTGAATCGACGTGGCACGAGCAAGTCCTGCTGATGGTCGAACGTAACGGCTTTGCTGAAGAGGCCTACTTCACGTGGTCGCACAGTCCGATCCGCGACGAGCACGGCGTGATCGTCGGGCTCTTCTGCGTGGTTGTCGAGGACACGCTGCGCATTCAGGCTGAGCGCGATCGCCTGAAGGCCGATGAACGGGCGCGCACCATTCTCGAGAGCATTACCGATGCCTTCATCGCGCTCGACCGGGAATGGCGCCTTACCTACATGAATGCGCACGCCGAGCGCCTGCTCGGGCGCATGCCCGCCGACACGCTCGGGCAGGTGGTGTGGGACCTCTACCCCGGCCTGCAGGGAAGCGAGTTCGAACAGGTCTATCGCGCGGTGGGTCGCGACCGCGTGCCGCAGGCGATCACCTCGTATTATCCCGACCACGATCGCTGGTACGAGGTGAACGCCTACCCCGCCGGCGACGGTGGCATCTCGTTGTACTTTCGCGACGTCAGCGATCGCGAGCGCGCCGAGGCCGCGCTGCGCACCAGCGAGGAGCGCCTGGCGCTGGCGGTGGACGCGTCCGAACTGGGCACGTTCTACTGTCCCATGCCGATCGGCGAGATCATTTGGAACGCCAAGTGCAACGAGCATTTCTGGCTGCCACCCGAGGCCAAGGTCGACTTCGAACGGTTCTACTCGATCGTCCATCCCGACGACCGGGAGCGGACGCGCGCCGCCGTCGACCGCGCGGTGAACGGTCGTCAGTCGTACGACGTGGAGTACCGCACGGTTGCGCCCGACGGCCGCGTGCGTTGGGTGCGCGCCAAGGGGCGCGCGTACTACGACCAGAGCGGCGCACCGATTCGCTTTGATGGCGTCACGCTGGACATCACGGAACAGAAGCAGGCCGAGCAGTCGCTGCGCGCCAGCGAAGCGCGATTCCGCACGATGGCCGACTCGGCGCCGGTACTGGTGTGGATCGCCGGGCCGGACAAGCTGTGCAACTGGTTCAACAAGCCGTGGCTGGACTTCACCGGTCGCACGATGGAGCAGGAGTACGGCTTCGGCTGGTCGACCGGCGTTCACGCGGAAGATTTGGACCGCTGCGTCCGCATCTACACCGAATCGTTCGATCGTCGGCTGGCGTTTCAGATGGACTACCGCCTGCGTCGCCACGACGGCGAGCATCGCTGGGTGTTGGACCACGGCGTTCCGCTCTACGGGGCCGACGGGCAGTTCACCGGCTACATCGGTTCGTGCATCGACATCACCGACCGGAAGCGCGGCGAGGAAGAGCGCCAGGCGCTGCTGGACGCCGAGCGCAGCGCGCGTGCCGAGGCCGACCACGCCAGCCGAATGAAGGACGAGTTCCTCGCGACGCTGTCGCACGAGTTGCGCACCCCGCTGAACGCCATCGTCGGTTGGGCGGGCATCCTTGCCGGCGGCGCGCGCGACGAGGCCGACTTGCGCAACGGCTTAGCGACCATTCAGCGAAATGCGCGGGCGCAGACGCAGATCATCGAAGACCTGTTGGACATGAGCGGCATCACCTCCGGCAAGATGCGCATGAACGTGCAGCGCATCAACCTTTTAGCCGTACTGCGCGCCGCGATTGAAACCGTGGCGCCGGCGGCCACGGCAAAGGAGATTCGAGTCGATCTGGAGCATGCCGATCTCGCGCCGGTATGGATCGACGGCGACCCGGCGCGCCTGCAACAGGTCTTCTGGAACCTGCTGAGCAACGCCGTAAAGTTCTCCAATCAAGGCGGGCGGATCGAGCTGTCGCTCGCGTTGCGCGATTCTCGAGTCGACGTTCACGTGCGCGACGACGGCGACGGCATCCTGCCGCAATTCCTGCCGTTCGTGTTCGACCGCTTCCGCCAGGCCGATGCCTCAACCACGCGCCAGCACGGTGGCCTGGGACTGGGGCTGGCCATCGTGAAGCAACTGGTGGAATTGCATGGCGGCGACGTACAGGTCGAGAGCGACGGCGCGGGGCGGGGCGCGACGTTCCGCGTCAGCTTGCCAAAGCGCAGCGGGGCGGTTGCGAATGATGCAGACGCCGCAGCGGTCGCGGCGCCTGTGGCTGCGCAAGGCGTCGCACCCTCCGTGTCCGCAAAGCCGCCGACGGATGCGCTCACGGGTGCGACCGCCGTATGGCCGCGGTTGGACGGTGTGAGCGTGGTGGTGGTGGACGATGAGCCCGACGCCCGCGCGCTGGTGCGCCGGTTGCTGGAGGATTGCGATGCGACCGTTCGCACCGCAGGATCGGTCCAAGAGGCGCTGAACCTCATCGCTGATGGGCGTCCGAACGTGTTGATCAGCGATATCGGCATGCCCGGCGAGGACGGCTACGCGCTGCTACGCCGCCTGCGCGCGATGCCGAGCGACCGTGGCGGCGATCTGCCCGCCATCGCGCTGACCGCCTTCGCAAGAGAAGCCGATCGCGTGCGCGTCGAACAGGCGGGGTATCAGGCTCATATCGTGAAGCCGATCGTCGCGATCAACCTCGTTACCACCGTCGCCCGCCTAGCGGGACGATGA